One Vallitalea pronyensis genomic region harbors:
- a CDS encoding MmcQ/YjbR family DNA-binding protein: protein MLTREEVRTYILSQKGAFEDFPFGEDVPVFKVANKMFALLNGDKDKVSINLKSDPNEALYLRDSFEAIIPGYHMNKKHWNTVYVDGSITDDMIKELIDKSYKLVFSKLKKSEKEKIEHVLDS, encoded by the coding sequence ATGTTAACAAGAGAAGAAGTTCGCACGTATATATTAAGTCAAAAAGGGGCTTTTGAGGATTTTCCTTTTGGTGAAGATGTACCCGTCTTTAAAGTGGCTAATAAGATGTTTGCACTTCTTAATGGGGATAAAGATAAAGTCAGCATTAATCTTAAAAGTGACCCCAATGAGGCTCTTTATCTAAGAGACAGTTTTGAAGCCATTATACCTGGGTATCATATGAATAAAAAACATTGGAACACCGTTTATGTGGATGGAAGCATCACCGATGACATGATAAAGGAACTTATCGATAAATCCTATAAGCTGGTTTTTAGCAAGTTAAAAAAGAGCGAAAAAGAGAAGATAGAACATGTGTTGGATTCATAA
- the ade gene encoding adenine deaminase, translated as MKQDKVNEAIRGHIPFDLVIKNVNFVNVLTGEIYKSEIGIIQGKVGHVNQPGEASLSGKEIYDAMEKYAIPGLIDTHIHTESSMMTVANLAEAILVHGTTSIACDPHEIGNVLGVEGVKYIMASSKDTPLMTHVLIPSCIPAVMGVETAGAEFGKAEIDELMQMDAVAGLGEVMDYPGVLNQSERMMAVLDAAKKHTRFLQGHAPSLMGRELSAYLSSGITSCHETSFTEEALYKLRAGMTLECRESSIVHDIKTLAPVIKACHYPDTTTFCTDDREPDDLLLEGHLDHVIRVAIKEGIPPIEAVKMGTYNASKLLKQDNIGLLTPGRYANILLLDNLDTFVVDEVFVKGQLIAQKGKLVKPLTKKEYPLEKRNTVMLRKQPTKEDLKIKADAPSISMHVIAFNKDIPIVTKPIQVTLPTIEGYVDISERDDLAILSVFERHGKNGNRSTCFVKDLGLTHGAIASTVSHDSHNLVVVGKNEEDMLIAIKTLCETGGGIVCVANGSIEALVELPIAGLMSHETIEELAPKTAKLKEKIRMLGIQSACPLLQVASFSLPVIPHVRLTDMGLVDVSTQKFLPIILNEMRSK; from the coding sequence TTGAAACAAGATAAAGTGAATGAAGCAATTCGAGGTCATATACCCTTTGACCTGGTCATTAAGAATGTCAACTTTGTTAATGTATTGACTGGCGAAATATACAAGTCAGAAATAGGTATTATTCAAGGAAAAGTTGGGCATGTAAATCAACCGGGTGAGGCATCCCTATCAGGGAAAGAAATCTACGATGCCATGGAGAAATATGCTATACCAGGTCTTATCGATACCCATATCCATACAGAAAGTAGTATGATGACCGTTGCCAACCTAGCAGAAGCTATCTTAGTTCACGGCACAACATCCATTGCATGTGACCCACATGAAATTGGTAATGTCCTTGGGGTTGAAGGTGTTAAGTATATCATGGCATCCAGTAAAGATACGCCCCTCATGACCCATGTACTCATACCTTCATGTATACCAGCAGTTATGGGAGTGGAAACAGCAGGTGCTGAGTTTGGTAAAGCTGAAATAGATGAGCTTATGCAAATGGACGCCGTGGCAGGACTTGGAGAAGTCATGGATTATCCAGGTGTTCTCAATCAAAGTGAGCGTATGATGGCAGTTCTCGATGCCGCTAAAAAGCATACAAGATTTCTTCAAGGTCATGCACCATCTTTAATGGGAAGGGAGTTATCGGCTTATTTATCCTCAGGTATAACATCTTGCCATGAAACAAGTTTTACAGAGGAAGCTCTTTACAAGTTACGAGCAGGTATGACACTGGAATGCCGCGAAAGCTCCATTGTCCATGATATCAAAACCCTTGCACCTGTTATAAAAGCATGTCATTATCCAGACACAACCACTTTTTGTACTGACGATAGAGAACCGGATGACCTTTTATTAGAAGGGCATCTGGACCACGTGATACGTGTTGCGATTAAAGAAGGTATACCACCTATTGAAGCTGTTAAAATGGGTACTTATAATGCTTCAAAATTACTGAAACAAGACAATATTGGTTTATTAACACCAGGCAGGTATGCCAATATATTGCTCTTAGATAATTTGGATACATTCGTGGTGGATGAGGTGTTTGTTAAAGGCCAGTTAATAGCCCAAAAGGGCAAGCTGGTAAAACCATTGACAAAAAAAGAATACCCCCTAGAAAAGCGAAACACTGTGATGCTTCGTAAACAACCTACCAAAGAAGACCTCAAGATAAAAGCTGATGCACCCAGCATATCCATGCATGTGATAGCTTTTAATAAGGATATTCCCATTGTAACCAAGCCAATACAAGTCACCCTTCCTACAATAGAAGGATATGTGGATATCAGTGAACGGGATGACTTAGCTATACTTTCCGTATTTGAACGTCATGGTAAAAATGGTAATCGCTCCACCTGTTTTGTAAAAGATTTGGGTTTAACACACGGTGCTATAGCAAGCACGGTGTCTCACGATTCACATAACCTGGTGGTGGTCGGCAAAAATGAAGAAGATATGCTCATTGCTATTAAAACGTTGTGTGAAACAGGTGGGGGAATCGTATGTGTGGCTAATGGCAGCATTGAGGCACTTGTAGAGTTACCAATAGCAGGTCTTATGTCACATGAAACCATTGAAGAACTGGCCCCCAAAACAGCAAAGCTTAAGGAGAAAATTCGCATGTTAGGCATTCAAAGTGCTTGCCCACTATTACAGGTAGCATCCTTTTCTTTACCCGTCATACCACATGTACGGTTAACGGATATGGGTTTAGTTGATGTGAGTACGCAGAAATTTTTACCCATAATCCTCAATGAAATGAGAAGTAAATAA
- a CDS encoding uracil-DNA glycosylase: MKKIFDNDWQALLEQEFEQDYYLKLRQFLKHEYQHHTIYPNMYDIFNALHYTAYKDVKVVIIGQDPYHGPNQAHGLSFSVKPGIKIPPSLVNIYKELHADLGCTIPSHGHLTKWAKQGVLLLNASLTVRAASPASHSKVGWQMFTDRVITLLNEREEPIVFILWGNYAISKVKIITNPIHHIIKSVHPSPLSASRGFFGSKPFSKTNNILKTINKEEIDWQIDELKKEG, translated from the coding sequence ATGAAAAAAATATTTGATAACGACTGGCAAGCATTACTGGAACAAGAATTTGAGCAAGACTATTATTTGAAATTACGTCAATTTCTCAAACATGAATATCAGCATCATACAATCTATCCCAATATGTATGATATCTTTAATGCGCTGCATTATACGGCTTATAAAGATGTAAAGGTGGTCATCATTGGACAAGACCCCTACCATGGCCCCAATCAAGCGCATGGTTTAAGTTTTTCGGTGAAGCCAGGTATTAAGATACCACCATCATTGGTGAACATCTATAAAGAGCTCCATGCAGACTTAGGTTGCACTATTCCTAGTCATGGGCATTTGACCAAATGGGCAAAACAAGGTGTATTGCTCCTGAATGCTTCTCTAACAGTAAGAGCAGCAAGCCCAGCCTCTCATAGTAAAGTAGGTTGGCAAATGTTTACAGATAGAGTCATTACATTGCTAAATGAACGGGAAGAACCCATTGTGTTTATCTTATGGGGAAATTATGCCATATCAAAAGTCAAAATAATAACCAATCCCATTCACCATATCATTAAATCTGTTCACCCAAGCCCTCTTTCTGCAAGCAGAGGTTTCTTTGGAAGTAAACCTTTTTCCAAAACAAACAACATATTAAAAACCATTAATAAGGAAGAAATTGACTGGCAAATAGATGAATTGAAAAAAGAAGGATGA
- a CDS encoding LacI family DNA-binding transcriptional regulator: MTIKDVAKKANVSTATVSRVINNKSEGITEEMRQHVQKVIDEMGYTPSHLARGMVTKKTYTIGLVIQDIRNPFFPKMVSGVEHVAYNHGYMVLLCNTDEDLNREKDYIATLREKRVDGIIITVSNGIDRAYIAQLTKGDIPFVFLDEIAEEVNCVCVDNTLGAYQATKHLIQLGHKHIACLSGPSTSITNLNRVDGYKKALMEAGLPINKDLILKGSYKADSGYKSAESILKDFPHVTALFCANDFNALGAYKAVVAHGKRVPEDISIVGFDDILDIPANHFAFTSVSQPTYEMGQAAATMLMDMIHKKPMNEPFMTFEPKLIVRDSTSSPL; this comes from the coding sequence ATGACAATCAAAGATGTTGCAAAAAAAGCAAATGTTTCAACAGCTACTGTATCAAGGGTTATTAACAATAAGTCGGAGGGCATAACAGAAGAAATGCGTCAGCATGTCCAAAAGGTCATTGATGAAATGGGTTATACACCGAGTCATTTAGCACGGGGTATGGTAACAAAAAAAACCTATACCATAGGTTTGGTCATACAGGATATACGTAACCCCTTTTTTCCTAAGATGGTCAGTGGTGTGGAACATGTGGCATACAATCATGGCTATATGGTTCTCTTGTGTAACACCGATGAAGATTTAAATAGAGAAAAAGACTATATAGCCACCCTTAGAGAAAAACGAGTGGATGGTATTATAATTACCGTAAGCAATGGTATAGACAGAGCGTATATCGCTCAATTGACAAAAGGCGATATACCTTTTGTGTTTCTAGACGAAATAGCAGAAGAAGTGAATTGTGTATGTGTGGATAACACATTAGGCGCTTATCAAGCCACGAAACACCTTATCCAACTAGGGCATAAACACATTGCTTGTTTATCAGGGCCCTCCACAAGCATCACCAATTTGAACCGAGTTGACGGTTACAAAAAAGCACTTATGGAAGCAGGGTTACCCATTAATAAGGACCTTATTTTAAAAGGTTCTTATAAAGCGGACTCAGGTTATAAAAGTGCTGAAAGCATATTAAAAGACTTTCCACATGTAACGGCTTTATTTTGTGCCAATGATTTTAACGCTTTAGGAGCTTATAAAGCTGTAGTGGCACATGGAAAAAGAGTTCCAGAAGATATATCCATTGTAGGGTTTGATGATATTCTTGACATACCAGCTAATCATTTTGCATTTACAAGTGTATCTCAGCCGACCTATGAAATGGGGCAGGCTGCTGCAACCATGTTGATGGACATGATCCACAAGAAGCCAATGAATGAACCTTTTATGACATTTGAACCAAAGCTTATCGTAAGGGATAGTACATCATCACCTCTATAA
- a CDS encoding spore coat protein, which translates to MRKDEDLINDCLVSEKQLCSTLSTAVTEAATPNVRNEFQQTLSNCFCTQDEVYKEMTKKGWYKTEAAQQNKISEAKTKYANKPMQ; encoded by the coding sequence ATGCGTAAAGATGAAGATTTAATCAATGACTGTCTGGTATCTGAAAAACAATTGTGCTCAACCCTGTCAACAGCTGTAACGGAAGCAGCTACACCTAATGTACGGAATGAGTTCCAACAAACATTATCCAATTGTTTCTGCACACAAGACGAAGTGTATAAAGAGATGACTAAAAAAGGCTGGTATAAAACAGAAGCAGCTCAGCAAAATAAAATCTCAGAAGCAAAAACAAAATATGCCAATAAACCTATGCAATAA
- the rpsA gene encoding 30S ribosomal protein S1 — protein sequence MDDKVTNKSANEAVEAEAVEAETVEHETLETNAAETAAVESEVVETENVEADKVETDTEDSDAAKTEEVAETPSMDDYAEELNNTFVKLSEGDIVDGKVLSVTETEILVNIGYISDGIVPSEEVINDEDKPLVDLYKTDDEIKAMVVSLHDAEGNVLLSIKKAAAIVIWDELQDAFDNGKVLDVVPKEVVKGGLVCQIQGIRAFIPASRLSVNYVENLSDFVGQPLKVKVIDFDVEKKKVILSRKELEKEELNKKKKELLQNISKNDRITGVVKRLTNFGAFVDIGGIDGLIHINDLSWKRVKHPSDVVSVGDNVEVTVLEVNREKERISLGLKNVNDDPWLNIKEKYAEGHVYDGSVTRLVSFGAFVMLDGGVEGLVHVSEIADKRIEKPEDELAIGDKVKVKLIGIDEKGKKIKLSIKAAKDDVDKAEFQKFNDDSDITTSLKDVFAGIMDNFKE from the coding sequence ATGGACGATAAAGTTACTAACAAGTCAGCAAATGAAGCTGTGGAGGCAGAGGCTGTAGAAGCAGAGACTGTTGAGCATGAGACTTTAGAAACAAATGCTGCTGAGACTGCTGCTGTAGAATCAGAAGTTGTAGAAACAGAGAATGTAGAGGCAGACAAAGTGGAAACAGATACTGAAGATTCAGATGCTGCTAAGACAGAGGAAGTTGCTGAGACACCATCTATGGATGATTATGCAGAAGAGTTAAACAATACTTTTGTTAAGTTATCAGAGGGCGATATTGTTGATGGTAAGGTATTATCTGTTACAGAAACAGAAATCCTTGTCAATATCGGTTATATCTCAGATGGTATTGTGCCATCCGAAGAAGTTATCAATGATGAAGATAAGCCTCTTGTGGATTTATATAAGACCGATGATGAAATCAAAGCTATGGTTGTCAGTTTACATGATGCAGAGGGGAATGTGCTCTTATCCATTAAGAAAGCAGCAGCTATTGTTATTTGGGATGAGTTGCAAGATGCTTTTGATAATGGGAAAGTGCTTGACGTTGTGCCTAAAGAAGTTGTTAAAGGTGGTCTCGTATGTCAGATCCAAGGTATACGTGCATTTATTCCTGCTTCAAGGTTATCTGTCAACTATGTTGAGAATTTAAGTGATTTTGTGGGTCAACCACTTAAAGTGAAAGTGATTGATTTTGATGTAGAGAAGAAAAAAGTTATCTTATCCAGAAAAGAATTAGAAAAAGAAGAACTCAATAAAAAGAAAAAAGAATTATTACAAAATATTAGTAAGAATGACCGTATTACAGGTGTTGTTAAGCGACTCACTAATTTTGGTGCTTTTGTTGATATCGGCGGTATTGATGGGCTAATACATATCAATGATTTATCATGGAAGCGCGTTAAGCATCCATCAGATGTGGTAAGTGTAGGCGACAATGTTGAAGTAACGGTTCTTGAAGTTAATCGAGAAAAAGAACGTATTTCTCTAGGCTTAAAAAATGTAAATGATGATCCATGGCTCAACATCAAAGAGAAATATGCAGAGGGTCACGTATATGATGGAAGTGTGACACGTCTTGTAAGCTTTGGTGCTTTTGTGATGTTGGATGGTGGTGTTGAAGGTTTGGTTCATGTGTCAGAGATAGCTGACAAACGTATTGAAAAGCCAGAAGATGAACTAGCCATCGGTGACAAAGTAAAAGTGAAACTAATCGGTATTGATGAAAAAGGCAAGAAAATAAAACTTAGTATTAAAGCTGCAAAAGATGACGTGGATAAAGCTGAATTCCAAAAATTTAATGATGACAGTGATATCACAACCAGTTTAAAAGATGTTTTTGCAGGCATTATGGATAACTTTAAAGAATAA
- a CDS encoding DNA topoisomerase III yields MSKILVLAEKPSVGREIGRVLGCKQKADGVLIGPKYVVTWALGHLITLANPENYHERYKHWNMGDLPMLPEKMKLVVIKKTSKQYHTVKRWMMDKEIKEIVIATDAGREGELVARWIIEKANVRKPIKRLWISSQTDKAIQDGFKHLKDGKAYDNLYHSAVARSKADWYVGLNLTRALTCKHNVQLSAGRVQTPTLQMIVSREEAIRQFVPAKYYELKADSNHVTFNYLGKGGHARIFDEVKRDKLLALLRHQEGVVKSVETKTKKVPAPQAYDLTTLQIDANNKYGFSAKRTLKLMQQLYEHYKVVTYPRTDSKYISQDIVPTLKERLESITTKSYKGYARSLMQSSLHITNRFVDDKKVTDHHAIIPTEEVAFVNDMSGDERKIYELIVKRFLEVLSKPYVYEETKVKIAIKNECFGVTYKRTLDQGWKSIGDQKEEQSKQVVAFKSHEKVKISNIYYTEGLTTPPSRYTEATLLADMENPKKFVDEKAMQTTLSQVGGIGTVATRADIIEKLYNTYYIENKEGKLFPTLKGKQVVELVPPEMKSPLLTAKWEMTLTDISKGKAKESVFIDQIKTYTKKLVEQVKSDATTFKHDNITGEKCPDCGGYLLRVKNKNGEMLVCKDRECGYKRKVNQLTNARCPECHKKMIMVGEGDKKTFICQNCGFKEKLQAWNKRKQTANQKMDKRQVNQYMKKMKKEADKPLNNAFADSLSKFNFNKD; encoded by the coding sequence ATGAGCAAAATATTAGTATTAGCAGAAAAACCATCAGTAGGAAGGGAAATCGGTCGCGTCCTAGGATGTAAACAAAAGGCAGATGGCGTTTTAATAGGCCCTAAATATGTGGTCACTTGGGCACTGGGCCATCTCATTACTTTAGCCAATCCAGAGAATTATCATGAACGTTATAAACACTGGAACATGGGGGATCTACCCATGCTGCCAGAAAAGATGAAATTAGTGGTGATTAAAAAAACATCCAAACAATACCACACCGTTAAGCGTTGGATGATGGACAAAGAGATAAAAGAAATTGTGATTGCTACAGATGCGGGTAGAGAAGGGGAACTGGTTGCCAGGTGGATTATCGAAAAGGCAAACGTAAGAAAACCCATTAAAAGACTATGGATATCGTCCCAAACAGACAAAGCTATTCAAGATGGTTTTAAACACTTAAAGGATGGAAAAGCTTATGACAATCTGTATCATTCTGCTGTAGCAAGATCAAAGGCTGACTGGTATGTAGGTCTTAATCTTACAAGGGCCCTTACATGCAAACACAATGTTCAGTTATCTGCTGGTCGTGTCCAAACACCCACTTTGCAGATGATTGTTAGCCGTGAGGAAGCCATACGTCAATTTGTGCCAGCAAAGTATTACGAATTAAAAGCAGACAGTAATCATGTAACGTTTAACTATTTGGGTAAAGGTGGCCATGCTCGAATATTTGACGAAGTAAAACGTGATAAGCTACTTGCATTGTTACGGCATCAAGAAGGTGTTGTAAAAAGTGTAGAAACGAAAACAAAGAAAGTACCTGCACCACAGGCTTATGATCTCACTACTCTACAGATCGATGCCAATAATAAATACGGTTTCTCTGCTAAAAGGACATTAAAGCTCATGCAGCAATTATATGAACATTATAAAGTAGTGACCTATCCTCGTACAGATTCAAAATATATCTCTCAGGATATTGTACCTACATTAAAAGAGCGTCTTGAAAGCATTACAACGAAAAGCTACAAAGGCTATGCAAGAAGTCTTATGCAATCATCCCTCCATATAACAAACCGTTTTGTAGATGATAAGAAGGTGACAGACCACCATGCCATCATACCTACTGAGGAAGTCGCTTTTGTTAATGATATGTCAGGTGATGAACGCAAAATTTATGAATTGATTGTCAAGCGGTTTTTGGAAGTGTTATCCAAGCCTTATGTCTATGAAGAGACAAAAGTTAAGATAGCCATTAAGAATGAATGTTTTGGTGTGACCTATAAGCGTACCTTAGATCAAGGATGGAAAAGTATTGGAGATCAGAAGGAAGAGCAATCCAAGCAGGTTGTTGCATTTAAAAGTCATGAGAAAGTCAAGATAAGCAACATCTATTATACAGAAGGTTTAACAACACCACCTTCACGCTATACAGAAGCTACATTACTTGCGGATATGGAGAACCCTAAGAAGTTCGTGGACGAAAAAGCCATGCAGACAACACTCTCTCAAGTGGGGGGCATCGGTACAGTTGCTACCCGTGCAGATATCATTGAGAAATTGTACAACACCTATTATATTGAAAACAAAGAAGGTAAATTATTCCCAACACTAAAAGGTAAGCAGGTGGTGGAATTGGTACCACCAGAGATGAAATCTCCCCTATTAACAGCTAAATGGGAAATGACTTTAACAGATATCAGTAAAGGAAAAGCAAAAGAATCTGTTTTTATTGACCAAATTAAAACTTATACAAAAAAACTGGTAGAACAAGTTAAGTCAGATGCAACCACATTCAAACACGATAACATAACAGGAGAAAAATGTCCGGATTGTGGCGGTTATCTTTTAAGAGTTAAGAATAAAAACGGCGAAATGTTGGTTTGCAAAGATCGTGAATGCGGCTATAAACGTAAAGTGAATCAATTAACCAATGCCCGTTGTCCAGAATGCCATAAGAAAATGATTATGGTTGGGGAAGGGGATAAGAAAACATTCATTTGTCAAAATTGTGGCTTTAAAGAAAAGCTCCAAGCATGGAACAAGCGGAAGCAAACTGCTAACCAAAAAATGGATAAAAGACAAGTCAATCAGTACATGAAAAAAATGAAAAAAGAAGCGGATAAGCCATTAAATAATGCTTTTGCGGATTCGTTATCAAAATTCAATTTTAATAAGGATTAA
- a CDS encoding mechanosensitive ion channel family protein — protein sequence MVDHIEKWLITEYQMGANMASGVSLAITIMGILLVCFIADIITKKIILTNIRKFVLKTENVIDEMLYDKKVFHNLAHIVPAIVVYFASEWFHSYSDMLQKIVYAYILFIVALTAFKLLDTVVEVYKTKEYSKSRPIKGIIQVVKIVLTIFIGVFMIAIFTQESTAWALLSSIGGMSAIIILIFKDSILGLVAGIQLSANNQLRIGDWIEMPKFGADGEVVDISLTNITVSNWDKTLTNIPAYKFIDESFKNWQGMSEAGGRRIKRSIYIDMTSIKFLDEDLLGRLMEVELLQHYLTHKQADIQAYNEEHNTSNKVNGRKLTNIGTFRAYVLEYLKTNGHIHQDYTLLVRQLASTDHGLPIEVYCFTNDTAWANYEGIMADIFDHLLAILDVFELRIYQNPTGSDFKKITY from the coding sequence ATGGTAGATCATATTGAAAAGTGGTTAATCACAGAATATCAAATGGGTGCAAACATGGCATCTGGAGTAAGTCTAGCCATAACCATTATGGGTATTCTTTTGGTTTGTTTTATAGCAGATATCATCACAAAGAAAATTATTCTTACAAATATTAGAAAGTTTGTTTTAAAAACTGAGAATGTCATTGATGAGATGTTATATGATAAGAAAGTATTTCATAATCTAGCCCATATTGTTCCAGCAATTGTTGTCTATTTTGCTTCTGAGTGGTTTCATTCCTATAGCGATATGCTGCAAAAAATCGTATACGCCTATATACTTTTTATCGTCGCTCTAACAGCATTTAAGTTGTTGGACACCGTTGTTGAAGTTTATAAGACCAAAGAATATTCAAAAAGCAGACCCATTAAAGGGATCATTCAAGTCGTCAAAATCGTGCTCACCATTTTTATTGGTGTGTTCATGATTGCCATATTTACCCAAGAATCAACAGCATGGGCGCTTCTAAGTAGTATTGGTGGTATGTCAGCCATTATTATTTTGATATTTAAGGACTCCATCCTGGGGTTGGTTGCAGGCATACAATTATCAGCTAATAATCAACTGCGTATAGGAGATTGGATAGAAATGCCCAAATTTGGTGCAGATGGTGAAGTTGTTGATATTTCTTTAACCAATATTACGGTGTCCAATTGGGATAAAACTTTAACCAATATTCCTGCATATAAGTTTATTGATGAATCCTTTAAGAATTGGCAGGGCATGTCTGAAGCAGGTGGACGACGTATTAAACGTTCTATTTATATCGATATGACCAGTATCAAATTCTTAGATGAAGATCTGTTAGGTCGGCTGATGGAAGTGGAACTGTTACAACATTATTTAACCCATAAGCAAGCAGACATTCAGGCATATAATGAGGAACACAATACCAGCAATAAGGTCAATGGACGCAAGCTAACCAATATTGGTACCTTTAGGGCATATGTCTTAGAATACCTTAAGACCAATGGGCATATTCATCAAGATTATACCTTATTAGTCCGGCAGCTGGCTTCAACAGACCATGGTTTACCAATCGAAGTCTATTGCTTTACGAATGATACTGCTTGGGCGAATTATGAAGGGATTATGGCCGATATTTTTGATCATCTTTTAGCCATCCTTGATGTCTTTGAACTGCGTATTTATCAAAATCCAACAGGCAGTGATTTTAAAAAAATAACATATTAA
- a CDS encoding endonuclease MutS2, which yields MNVKALEQLEYYKIKEALKACVVSELGKELVEELQPSNDAERIRRQLMETTEARKIMDKSSSVPIQNLVGIEKVIEKLGKGIALNPEDLQMILGLLHSTGKIKHFMEERQYLAPTISSYGLSMYELKDVMDEIARCIVNNRVDDKASPQLEKIRKKVYIAENRIKTKLDDILKSPTYRKYLQETYVSTRQGRQVIAVKSEYRHQVSGSVIDKSSTGSTLFIEPEAVRKLQSELELQKIDEEKEEYQIRLYLTYMIESYTREININVETMAYYDYIFAKGKYSKAINGQTVGINTEGIINIHTGRHPMLGHEGVPLDFEIGNDYKALVITGPNTGGKTVALKTVGLFTAMVQSGLHVPVEASSEFAVFSDILVDIGDGQSIEQSLSTFSAHVTNMTKIINLANKYTLVILDELGAGTDPAEGEGLAVAILEELYKKGATIIATSHYSKVKTFASDYEGFKNGRMAFDINTLKPMYALVIGEAGESNAFIIALRLGIEREVIERAHQITYHEKKDYVPLTEAHKKPIIKTKPKIQRPKPIRQEPEPVTKDDKTEEEHTYEIGDMVYVNTIKQRGIVYAPLNKKGEVGVKVRDKKMLVVSKRLSPFINRKELYPDDYDMDIVLETKENRKKKHAMGRKYVKDMERVIE from the coding sequence TTGAATGTAAAAGCTTTAGAGCAACTAGAATATTACAAGATTAAAGAAGCATTAAAAGCATGCGTGGTATCAGAACTTGGTAAGGAATTGGTAGAAGAACTTCAACCATCAAATGATGCAGAACGTATTCGACGGCAGTTAATGGAAACCACAGAAGCAAGAAAAATCATGGATAAAAGCTCCTCAGTACCTATTCAGAATCTGGTAGGTATAGAGAAAGTTATAGAGAAGCTGGGTAAAGGTATTGCACTTAACCCTGAAGATTTACAAATGATACTTGGTTTATTGCATAGCACAGGTAAGATTAAACATTTTATGGAAGAACGACAATATTTAGCGCCAACCATTAGCAGTTACGGTCTTTCCATGTACGAACTAAAAGATGTGATGGATGAAATAGCAAGATGTATTGTCAATAATCGTGTTGATGATAAAGCAAGTCCACAGTTAGAAAAAATTAGAAAGAAAGTGTACATTGCCGAGAATCGCATTAAAACCAAACTGGATGACATCTTAAAGTCACCAACTTATCGAAAGTATTTACAAGAAACCTATGTCAGTACCAGGCAAGGCAGACAGGTCATTGCTGTAAAAAGCGAATACAGGCATCAAGTCAGTGGAAGTGTCATTGACAAGTCATCAACAGGGTCAACTCTATTTATTGAGCCGGAGGCCGTTCGAAAATTGCAGAGTGAACTGGAACTACAAAAAATCGATGAAGAAAAAGAAGAGTATCAGATCAGATTATACCTGACTTATATGATTGAGTCTTATACACGAGAGATCAATATTAATGTAGAAACCATGGCTTACTATGATTATATTTTTGCAAAAGGAAAATACAGCAAAGCCATCAATGGGCAAACAGTTGGCATTAATACAGAAGGTATAATCAATATCCATACAGGCAGGCATCCTATGCTTGGCCATGAAGGGGTACCTCTTGATTTTGAAATTGGCAACGATTACAAAGCCTTAGTGATTACTGGGCCTAATACAGGAGGGAAAACCGTAGCATTAAAAACAGTTGGTTTATTCACCGCAATGGTTCAATCGGGGCTCCATGTGCCTGTTGAAGCAAGCAGTGAGTTTGCTGTATTCAGTGACATCCTTGTTGATATTGGTGATGGTCAGAGTATTGAGCAATCTCTGAGTACCTTTTCTGCTCATGTCACCAATATGACGAAGATTATCAACCTTGCAAACAAGTATACATTGGTTATTCTAGATGAACTGGGTGCAGGAACGGACCCTGCAGAAGGTGAAGGGTTAGCCGTAGCGATTCTTGAGGAACTTTATAAAAAAGGTGCCACCATTATTGCAACGTCTCATTATAGTAAAGTAAAAACTTTCGCATCTGACTATGAAGGGTTTAAAAATGGGCGCATGGCATTTGATATCAATACGCTAAAACCTATGTATGCATTAGTTATTGGAGAGGCAGGGGAAAGTAACGCTTTTATCATTGCCCTACGGTTGGGAATAGAACGCGAAGTCATTGAAAGGGCTCACCAGATCACTTACCATGAGAAAAAAGACTATGTACCATTAACAGAAGCACATAAGAAGCCTATTATTAAAACCAAGCCCAAGATACAGCGACCCAAACCAATAAGGCAAGAACCTGAACCCGTGACAAAAGATGATAAAACGGAAGAAGAACACACTTACGAAATAGGTGATATGGTTTATGTGAATACCATTAAGCAACGAGGAATTGTCTATGCACCTCTTAATAAAAAGGGTGAAGTAGGGGTTAAGGTAAGGGATAAAAAGATGCTGGTGGTGTCTAAAAGGTTATCACCTTTCATTAACAGAAAAGAATTATATCCGGATGATTATGATATGGACATTGTCCTTGAAACAAAGGAAAACAGAAAGAAAAAGCATGCCATGGGACGCAAATATGTAAAAGACATGGAAAGGGTCATAGAATAG